Proteins from a genomic interval of Salinarchaeum sp. Harcht-Bsk1:
- a CDS encoding PAS domain S-box protein, with translation MDAAGHRRALYEAFSGTGGAFDAKIEQALDVGIAYLEVPLGFLTRIQNGTQEIVAVVGDHDRIRPGERCPLDEAYCRRTVEKESALAVQDAAAATEIADVAYDTFELGTYLGVQVIVDGETYGTVCFADSDVRTVQFAAAEEAFVELLATLVGQELEAREYRRELQERNANLERERERFRGIAETSADILFRLDDTGTFTYVSSVVESILGYEPTTLEGSSFTEFVAEPSVEAALTEFEELLEGETVEQLEVLFSSSSGEAIPIEVNATPLRGDDGTIEGVQGVGRDVSERRERQAELRLKNRAIDEANLGISIADPQQPEVPFVYVNDGFERITGYDESFAIGRNWGLLTGEATDLDTIAAISDDVAANVSSAYEVVNYRADGTPFWNDVRISPIRDETGAVTHYLGFQDDVTGRKRTEQLVRLLNRVLRHNLRNDMTSVMGYAELLAGREDGSDYADRILDTASSLVALSEQASTLKRVAGRDRNPVRLDPDELLDAVLSSIRETEGAATIDTTIATDRGVCAGPELEDALRELVANAIAHNPSADPSVAIEVTGDDAWVDISVTDDGPGIDELERAMIERGEETPLEHGSGLGLWLVNWIVTRYGGSFRIEARDDGDGSIATVRVPGIGDEETVEEAARQPTVLFR, from the coding sequence ATGGACGCCGCCGGGCATCGACGTGCACTGTACGAGGCATTCTCCGGGACAGGCGGTGCGTTCGACGCCAAGATCGAGCAGGCGCTCGACGTCGGGATCGCGTATCTCGAGGTACCGCTTGGCTTCCTCACACGAATCCAGAACGGAACGCAGGAAATCGTCGCCGTCGTCGGCGACCACGACCGGATTCGACCCGGCGAACGGTGTCCGCTCGACGAGGCGTACTGCCGGCGCACGGTTGAAAAAGAGAGTGCGCTCGCGGTTCAGGACGCGGCGGCCGCGACCGAGATCGCCGACGTCGCCTACGACACCTTCGAACTGGGCACCTATCTCGGCGTGCAGGTGATCGTCGACGGCGAGACGTACGGGACGGTCTGCTTCGCGGACAGCGACGTGCGAACGGTGCAATTCGCTGCAGCCGAAGAGGCCTTCGTCGAACTGCTCGCGACGCTGGTCGGACAGGAGTTGGAGGCCCGCGAGTACCGGCGCGAACTTCAGGAACGGAACGCGAACCTCGAACGCGAGCGCGAGCGCTTCCGGGGGATCGCCGAGACGAGCGCGGACATCCTGTTCCGGCTCGACGACACCGGGACGTTCACGTACGTCTCGTCCGTCGTCGAGTCGATTCTGGGGTACGAGCCGACGACGCTCGAAGGCTCGTCGTTCACCGAGTTCGTCGCGGAGCCGTCGGTGGAAGCGGCCCTGACGGAGTTCGAGGAACTCCTCGAGGGGGAGACGGTCGAGCAGCTGGAGGTGCTGTTCTCGTCGTCCAGCGGTGAAGCGATCCCGATCGAGGTGAACGCGACCCCGCTGCGTGGAGACGATGGAACGATCGAGGGCGTCCAGGGCGTCGGGCGCGACGTCAGCGAACGCCGCGAACGGCAGGCGGAGCTCCGCCTGAAGAATCGGGCGATCGACGAGGCGAACCTCGGGATCTCGATCGCCGACCCCCAACAGCCCGAGGTTCCGTTCGTCTACGTCAACGACGGCTTCGAACGCATCACCGGCTACGACGAATCCTTCGCGATCGGCAGAAACTGGGGGCTCCTGACCGGCGAGGCGACCGACCTCGACACCATCGCCGCGATCAGCGACGACGTCGCCGCCAACGTGAGCAGTGCCTACGAGGTCGTCAACTACCGCGCCGACGGGACGCCGTTCTGGAACGACGTCAGGATCAGTCCGATCCGAGACGAAACTGGCGCCGTCACGCACTATCTCGGCTTCCAGGACGACGTCACGGGGCGGAAGCGAACGGAACAGCTCGTCCGGCTCCTCAACCGCGTGCTCCGACACAACTTGCGCAACGACATGACGTCGGTCATGGGCTACGCTGAGCTGCTGGCCGGTCGCGAGGACGGCAGCGACTACGCCGATCGCATTCTCGACACTGCCAGCTCGCTGGTCGCACTCAGCGAACAGGCGAGCACGCTCAAACGGGTCGCCGGCCGGGATCGCAACCCCGTCCGCCTCGATCCCGACGAGCTACTCGACGCCGTGCTATCCTCGATCCGCGAGACGGAGGGAGCGGCGACGATCGATACGACGATCGCGACCGATCGCGGCGTCTGTGCCGGTCCCGAGCTCGAGGACGCGCTTCGGGAACTCGTCGCGAACGCGATCGCACACAATCCATCCGCCGATCCCTCGGTCGCGATCGAGGTGACGGGGGACGATGCGTGGGTCGACATCAGCGTCACCGACGACGGGCCCGGGATCGACGAACTCGAGCGAGCGATGATCGAACGCGGGGAGGAGACGCCGCTCGAGCACGGCTCGGGCCTCGGTCTCTGGCTCGTCAACTGGATCGTCACGCGCTACGGCGGGTCCTTCAGGATCGAGGCGAGAGACGACGGCGACGGGTCGATCGCCACTGTCAGGGTGCCGGGCATCGGCGACGAGGAGACCGTCGAGGAGGCCGCCCGGCAGCCCACCGTGCTCTTCCGATAG
- a CDS encoding tyrosine--tRNA ligase yields the protein MEAYELLSRNAVEVVTDEEARELAADPEGKRAYVGYEPSGALHLGHLLTANKLIDLQKLGMEVVVLLADVHAYLNGKGTFEELHETAEAMQAQFLAYGLDPDQTEFVYGSDFQLEEDYVLDVHQLSVETSLNRAQRAMAEIQSGETASVAHVVYPIMQALDIEYLDLDLAIGGIDQRKVHMLHREGMPEMGYDVRPCLHTPIIADLETGVGKMSASEGIDITMEDSTEDLEEKINAAYCPPTRDPEPTDEGEDREHPVLQLFQYHVFPRFESVTVERPDEYGGNVTYDSYEALATALDTGELHPADAKSALASALDELIAPGREKLRELEA from the coding sequence ATGGAGGCCTACGAGCTGCTCTCCCGGAACGCCGTGGAGGTCGTGACCGACGAGGAGGCCCGCGAACTCGCCGCCGATCCCGAAGGCAAACGGGCCTACGTCGGCTACGAGCCCTCCGGAGCGCTCCACCTGGGCCACCTCCTCACCGCGAACAAGCTGATCGACCTCCAGAAACTCGGCATGGAGGTCGTCGTCCTGCTCGCGGACGTCCACGCCTACCTGAACGGCAAGGGTACCTTCGAAGAACTGCACGAGACTGCCGAGGCGATGCAAGCACAGTTCCTCGCCTACGGGCTCGACCCCGACCAGACGGAGTTCGTCTACGGCTCCGACTTCCAGCTCGAGGAGGATTACGTGCTCGACGTCCACCAACTCTCGGTCGAGACGTCGCTCAACCGCGCTCAGCGCGCGATGGCCGAGATTCAGTCCGGCGAGACAGCGAGCGTCGCGCACGTTGTCTACCCGATCATGCAGGCACTCGACATCGAGTACCTCGACCTCGACCTCGCCATCGGCGGCATCGACCAGCGGAAGGTGCACATGCTGCACCGCGAGGGGATGCCCGAGATGGGCTACGACGTCCGGCCCTGCCTGCACACGCCGATCATCGCCGACCTCGAGACCGGCGTCGGCAAGATGTCCGCCAGCGAGGGCATCGACATCACGATGGAGGACTCCACCGAGGATCTGGAGGAGAAGATCAACGCCGCGTACTGTCCCCCAACGCGCGATCCCGAGCCGACCGATGAGGGCGAGGACCGCGAGCATCCCGTCCTCCAGCTATTCCAGTACCACGTGTTCCCGCGGTTCGAGTCCGTGACCGTAGAGCGTCCCGACGAGTACGGCGGGAACGTCACCTACGACAGCTACGAGGCGCTGGCGACGGCGCTCGATACTGGCGAACTCCACCCTGCTGATGCGAAGTCTGCGCTCGCGAGTGCACTCGACGAACTGATCGCGCCGGGTCGCGAGAAACTTCGTGAACTGGAAGCCTGA
- the tbsP gene encoding transcriptional regulator TbsP: protein MESNLLGDRLDDILRTALSEAGEELVVVNPTGDGLESLIDVASERDDLPHIRVLAEERTLKDVMDDFIVASNAAVLIEDDVLDFRTVEDGPENALLVTEDRVVAIVDAGTQVAGLVSDEADFVGAANDRFESDWDGADEYSLRTPSIERVRKTLADDISPDAEEDFTNILASLETARGDGDGLDEVTISLLVAAKNEALLYDISKWGEDIGIASKATFSRTKTKLEDKGLLDTEKVPIDVGRPRLRLKLGDERLQAADNGEIASAAQSLLA from the coding sequence ATGGAATCGAATTTACTGGGTGATCGGCTTGACGATATCCTTCGCACGGCGCTTTCCGAGGCCGGCGAGGAACTCGTGGTCGTCAATCCGACGGGGGATGGGCTCGAATCGCTGATCGACGTCGCGTCCGAACGCGACGACTTGCCGCACATTCGCGTCCTCGCGGAGGAACGTACGCTCAAGGACGTGATGGACGACTTCATCGTCGCCAGTAACGCCGCCGTCCTCATCGAGGACGACGTGCTGGACTTCCGCACCGTCGAAGACGGTCCGGAGAACGCACTGCTGGTTACGGAGGATCGCGTCGTTGCGATCGTCGACGCCGGTACACAGGTCGCCGGCCTCGTCAGCGACGAGGCCGACTTCGTCGGCGCGGCGAACGACCGGTTCGAGAGCGACTGGGACGGTGCCGACGAGTACTCGCTCCGCACACCGTCGATCGAACGCGTCCGCAAGACGCTCGCCGACGACATCAGCCCGGATGCAGAGGAGGACTTCACGAACATCCTCGCTTCCCTCGAAACCGCACGCGGTGACGGTGACGGGCTCGACGAGGTGACGATCAGTCTCCTCGTGGCCGCCAAGAACGAGGCACTGCTCTACGACATCAGCAAGTGGGGCGAGGACATCGGCATCGCCAGCAAGGCGACGTTCTCCCGCACGAAGACGAAACTCGAGGACAAGGGCCTGCTCGACACGGAGAAGGTCCCGATCGACGTCGGCCGACCCCGGCTGCGGCTGAAGCTCGGCGACGAGCGCCTCCAGGCCGCGGACAACGGCGAAATCGCGAGCGCGGCGCAGTCGCTGCTCGCCTGA
- a CDS encoding DNA-directed RNA polymerase subunit H, with amino-acid sequence MVDVSQHELVPEHEVVDEDVLDDVLEEYDIKRTDLPKIKRSDPALPAAAEVGDVIQIVRDSRTTDRAVTYRLVVD; translated from the coding sequence ATGGTAGACGTCAGCCAGCACGAACTCGTCCCCGAGCACGAGGTCGTCGACGAGGATGTCCTCGACGACGTGCTCGAGGAGTACGACATCAAACGAACAGACCTGCCGAAAATCAAGCGGAGCGACCCGGCGCTACCGGCCGCCGCGGAGGTCGGCGACGTAATTCAGATCGTCCGGGATTCCCGAACCACGGACAGAGCGGTCACCTATCGACTGGTGGTAGACTAA
- the glyA gene encoding serine hydroxymethyltransferase — MRHDSVREADPAVADALEGEIERQQTSLQLIAAENHVSEAVLDAQSSVLTNKYAEGYPGARYYGGCEFADEVEQLAIDRAKELYGADHVNVQPHSGTQANQAVYYAMLEPGDKILSLDLEHGGHLSHGHPANFAGQLYEVEQYEVDPETGYLDYEGLHEHAEEYEPDVIVAGYSAYPREVEWERIRAAADAADALMVADMAHITGLVAGGAHPSPVGIADFVTGSTHKTIRAGRGGMVMCDEEYADDLDKAVFPGGQGGPLMHNIAGKAVGFEEALQPEFEEYAEQTVANAKALGEHLQEHGFELVSGGTDNHLVLVDLRPSHPDTSGGDAEEALEDAGLVLNGNTVPGETRSPFDPSGIRIGTPAITTRGFGEDESRTVAHLIARVVDAVAEGTEDEVVPDVRETVENLCAEHPIYE, encoded by the coding sequence ATGCGCCACGACAGCGTTCGCGAGGCCGATCCTGCCGTCGCCGACGCCCTCGAAGGGGAGATCGAGCGACAGCAGACTTCTCTCCAGCTCATCGCCGCGGAGAACCACGTCAGCGAGGCCGTGCTCGACGCACAGAGCAGCGTCCTCACCAACAAGTACGCCGAAGGCTACCCTGGCGCCCGCTACTACGGCGGCTGCGAGTTCGCCGACGAGGTCGAACAGCTCGCCATCGACCGCGCCAAGGAGCTCTATGGGGCCGACCACGTCAACGTCCAGCCCCACTCCGGAACGCAGGCCAACCAGGCCGTCTACTACGCGATGCTCGAACCCGGCGACAAGATCCTCTCGCTGGACCTCGAACACGGCGGCCACCTCTCCCACGGCCACCCCGCGAACTTCGCCGGTCAGCTCTACGAGGTCGAGCAGTACGAGGTCGACCCCGAGACCGGCTACCTCGACTACGAGGGGCTCCACGAGCACGCCGAGGAGTACGAGCCGGACGTGATCGTCGCCGGCTACTCAGCGTACCCGCGCGAGGTCGAGTGGGAGCGCATCCGGGCCGCCGCCGACGCCGCCGACGCGCTGATGGTCGCCGACATGGCCCACATCACTGGCCTCGTCGCCGGCGGCGCTCACCCCTCGCCGGTCGGCATCGCCGACTTCGTCACCGGTTCGACGCACAAGACGATCCGCGCCGGGCGCGGCGGGATGGTCATGTGCGACGAGGAGTACGCCGACGACCTCGACAAGGCCGTCTTCCCCGGCGGACAGGGCGGCCCGCTCATGCACAACATTGCAGGGAAAGCAGTCGGCTTCGAGGAAGCCCTCCAGCCGGAGTTCGAGGAGTACGCCGAACAGACCGTCGCGAACGCGAAGGCGCTAGGCGAGCACCTCCAGGAGCACGGCTTCGAACTCGTCTCCGGCGGCACCGACAACCACCTCGTGCTCGTCGACCTCCGCCCGTCCCACCCCGACACCTCCGGTGGCGACGCCGAGGAAGCGCTCGAGGACGCCGGTCTCGTGCTCAACGGCAACACGGTCCCCGGTGAGACCCGCTCGCCATTCGATCCGAGTGGCATCCGCATCGGCACCCCGGCGATCACGACTCGCGGCTTTGGCGAAGACGAGTCGCGTACGGTCGCACACCTCATCGCCCGCGTCGTCGACGCCGTCGCCGAAGGCACCGAGGACGAGGTCGTCCCCGACGTGCGCGAGACCGTCGAGAACCTCTGCGCCGAACACCCGATCTACGAGTAG
- a CDS encoding multicopper oxidase domain-containing protein, giving the protein MGGVDRDRAGAITQALEERLSERVDVEPQVDRRAVLGGLSIAGAAGGLMGLAGADEGHDGGSHGSSHGNFGARGEFDGDTLDPHEFLRTFNTGTEGQDDLSQEVYQEDGRTIRHYTIVAQDVEIEIAPGVTFPAWTFQGQVPAPTLRAVEGDLVRIDFVNGSQHAHTMHPHLENHQPEMDGVPQNGTGLVDVGESFRYEWIAQPAGVHFYHCHALPLKEHMHRGMYGALIVDPDPERVREHPREYVNYHGPIDETYTDELVQRARSRNHTYDENDDVQELVMVMNSFDTNFDGENEVYAANTRAFAYAPASTDADDGDYTPGETKHPIEIDRDRPVRIHLLNTTEFDPINSLHTHSQFFDYYDHGTTLFPTHKRIDTIMQCQAQRGILELDYSEHEEGLYMFHAHQSEFSELGWMSFFEVVE; this is encoded by the coding sequence ATGGGTGGCGTAGATCGGGATCGGGCCGGGGCGATCACCCAGGCCCTCGAAGAACGACTGAGTGAACGCGTCGACGTCGAACCGCAGGTCGACAGACGCGCGGTCCTCGGTGGCCTCTCCATCGCCGGGGCCGCGGGCGGGCTGATGGGGCTGGCGGGCGCCGACGAGGGCCACGACGGTGGGAGCCACGGCAGCAGCCACGGGAACTTCGGTGCGCGTGGCGAATTCGACGGTGACACGCTCGATCCACACGAGTTCTTGCGAACCTTCAACACCGGGACGGAGGGCCAGGACGACCTCTCGCAAGAAGTCTACCAGGAAGACGGCCGAACGATCCGGCACTACACGATCGTCGCACAGGACGTCGAGATCGAGATCGCCCCCGGCGTCACGTTCCCAGCCTGGACGTTCCAGGGACAAGTGCCCGCGCCGACCCTCAGGGCCGTCGAGGGCGACCTCGTCAGGATCGACTTCGTCAACGGCAGCCAGCACGCCCACACGATGCATCCACACCTCGAGAACCACCAGCCGGAGATGGACGGGGTCCCCCAGAACGGAACCGGACTGGTGGACGTCGGGGAGTCGTTCCGCTACGAGTGGATCGCACAGCCGGCCGGCGTCCACTTCTATCACTGTCACGCGCTGCCGCTGAAAGAGCACATGCACAGGGGCATGTACGGCGCACTGATCGTCGACCCCGATCCGGAACGGGTCCGTGAGCACCCCCGCGAGTACGTCAACTACCACGGACCGATCGACGAGACGTACACCGACGAACTCGTCCAGCGAGCGAGGTCCCGGAATCACACCTACGACGAGAACGACGACGTCCAGGAGCTGGTGATGGTGATGAACAGCTTCGACACGAACTTCGACGGCGAGAACGAGGTCTACGCCGCGAACACACGGGCGTTCGCCTACGCACCGGCGAGCACCGACGCCGACGACGGCGATTACACGCCCGGCGAGACCAAACACCCCATCGAGATCGACCGCGATCGGCCGGTCCGGATCCACCTGCTCAACACGACCGAGTTCGATCCGATCAACTCGCTGCACACCCACTCCCAGTTCTTCGACTACTACGATCACGGGACGACGCTGTTCCCGACCCACAAGCGCATCGACACGATCATGCAGTGCCAGGCACAGCGAGGAATCCTGGAACTGGACTACAGCGAACACGAGGAGGGCCTCTACATGTTCCACGCCCACCAGTCGGAGTTCTCCGAACTGGGCTGGATGAGTTTCTTCGAGGTGGTCGAATGA
- a CDS encoding ZIP family metal transporter yields MTDDAPSGSDVDAPAPAPEPGSEAAGATVETDSTGEETTGFDASTWGIALIPLVLLGLVVGGFVLADPTDQFQRGEPTPDVTISHHTVPDDETIVLHVTNNGPEPVRVEQVLVDDAYWDHDVVQDGETKRTIQPRETASVEIPYHWQAGWDYHVVLVLDNGATFGHTIVAIQESPSPDGGMLWTLALIGLFVGVIPVALGMCWFPFIRAMDAKWFHAVLAFSGGVLAFLAVDAGFEALELAERVPGAYEGTLLVALGAVGAALSVQAISAWRESRTDGASGGLYVAYLVAIGIGLHNLAEGLAIGSSFALGRVSLGAFLVVGFMLHNVTEGPAVVAPVARGERERPALWHFVALGAIAGAPVILGGWIGGLSLSPTVSAFFLALGVGAIAQVLWELAGLVRTDGGEIGSTWNVLGFLVGFAVMYATDLLIVI; encoded by the coding sequence ATGACCGACGACGCCCCGAGCGGGAGCGACGTCGACGCGCCCGCCCCGGCACCGGAGCCGGGGTCGGAAGCCGCCGGCGCAACGGTCGAAACTGACTCGACCGGCGAGGAAACCACAGGTTTCGACGCGTCGACCTGGGGGATCGCGCTGATCCCACTGGTCCTGCTCGGCCTCGTGGTCGGTGGCTTCGTGCTCGCGGATCCCACCGACCAGTTCCAGCGTGGCGAGCCGACACCCGACGTCACCATCTCGCATCACACGGTGCCCGACGACGAGACGATCGTCCTGCACGTCACGAACAACGGCCCCGAGCCGGTCCGCGTGGAGCAGGTGCTCGTCGACGACGCCTACTGGGACCACGACGTCGTCCAGGACGGAGAGACGAAACGGACGATCCAGCCACGAGAAACCGCAAGCGTCGAGATTCCGTACCACTGGCAGGCTGGCTGGGACTACCACGTGGTCCTGGTACTCGACAACGGCGCAACGTTCGGCCACACGATCGTCGCGATCCAGGAGTCGCCGAGTCCCGACGGCGGCATGCTGTGGACGCTCGCCCTGATCGGACTGTTCGTCGGCGTGATCCCCGTCGCGCTGGGGATGTGCTGGTTCCCGTTCATTCGAGCGATGGACGCGAAGTGGTTCCACGCCGTCCTCGCGTTCTCGGGGGGAGTCCTCGCCTTCCTCGCGGTCGACGCCGGGTTCGAGGCGCTCGAACTCGCCGAGCGCGTGCCGGGCGCCTACGAGGGGACGCTCCTCGTCGCACTCGGTGCCGTCGGGGCAGCACTCTCGGTGCAGGCGATCAGCGCGTGGCGCGAGTCACGCACCGACGGCGCGAGCGGCGGTCTCTACGTCGCCTACCTCGTCGCGATCGGCATCGGACTCCACAACCTCGCAGAGGGGCTCGCGATCGGGAGTTCCTTCGCACTCGGCCGGGTCTCGCTCGGCGCCTTCCTCGTCGTGGGGTTCATGCTCCACAACGTGACGGAGGGGCCGGCGGTAGTCGCCCCTGTCGCCCGGGGTGAGCGCGAACGGCCTGCACTCTGGCACTTCGTCGCACTCGGTGCGATCGCTGGGGCTCCGGTGATCCTCGGCGGCTGGATCGGTGGCCTCTCGCTGTCGCCAACCGTCAGCGCGTTCTTCCTCGCACTCGGCGTCGGCGCGATCGCGCAGGTGCTCTGGGAACTCGCGGGGCTCGTCCGGACCGACGGCGGCGAGATCGGCTCGACATGGAACGTGCTCGGCTTCCTCGTCGGCTTCGCGGTGATGTACGCGACGGATCTGCTGATCGTGATCTGA
- a CDS encoding aminopeptidase, producing the protein MPDLQSPAETAIQDCLAVGSDESVAVVTDDERLPIGEALYDVASEVTADATLVRYQPGDQHGAEPPAPVSGAMADSDVFVAPTTKSLSHTRARSRACDDGARGATLPGITEDVFTTGLGADYESIARECEQMLDHVAGAEEIRIETELGTDFTVRPGERSWNADTGLVHEAGDFSNLPAGEVFVSPETAEGTYVVDGTMMPHGLLEDDQTLRFEVDDGYVTEISDPEIREQVETAAAEVGDAAYNLAELGIGTNLAVDSLVGSVLLDEKAAGTIHIAIGDDAGIGGDTEAPLHLDGIVRDPTVYVDGEPIELPSP; encoded by the coding sequence ATGCCGGATCTCCAGTCGCCCGCCGAAACCGCGATCCAGGACTGTCTCGCCGTCGGAAGCGACGAGTCTGTCGCGGTCGTCACGGACGACGAACGCCTGCCGATCGGCGAGGCGCTCTACGACGTCGCCAGCGAGGTCACTGCCGACGCGACGCTGGTTCGCTACCAGCCGGGCGACCAGCACGGCGCGGAGCCACCTGCCCCCGTCTCGGGGGCGATGGCCGACAGCGACGTGTTCGTCGCGCCGACCACGAAGAGCTTGAGTCACACGCGCGCTCGCTCGCGGGCGTGCGACGACGGCGCACGCGGAGCGACGCTCCCCGGGATCACCGAGGACGTGTTCACCACTGGCCTCGGCGCCGATTACGAGTCGATCGCTCGGGAGTGCGAACAGATGCTGGACCACGTCGCCGGCGCCGAGGAGATCCGCATCGAGACGGAGCTCGGCACGGACTTCACGGTCCGTCCCGGCGAGCGGAGCTGGAATGCCGATACCGGCCTCGTCCACGAGGCGGGCGACTTCTCGAATCTCCCCGCGGGCGAGGTGTTCGTCAGCCCGGAGACCGCCGAAGGCACCTACGTCGTCGACGGGACGATGATGCCCCACGGCCTGCTCGAGGACGACCAGACGCTTCGCTTCGAGGTCGACGACGGCTACGTGACCGAGATCTCCGATCCCGAAATCCGCGAGCAGGTCGAGACTGCAGCAGCCGAAGTCGGCGACGCTGCGTACAACCTCGCAGAACTGGGTATCGGAACGAACCTCGCGGTCGACTCGCTCGTGGGATCGGTGCTCCTCGACGAGAAAGCCGCCGGCACGATCCACATCGCAATCGGCGACGACGCGGGGATCGGCGGCGATACCGAGGCGCCGTTGCACCTCGACGGCATCGTTCGCGACCCGACGGTGTACGTCGACGGCGAACCAATCGAACTCCCCTCGCCCTGA